A genome region from Acidobacteriota bacterium includes the following:
- the aroE gene encoding shikimate dehydrogenase: MSPSPNGKICTVIRECDPGDFETAILESRRDSDLLEFRLDFLDPFQLTPERMQDWVALAGVPVIGTLRRKPFGGRFEGGAFEQLEVLGRIRGAGFSFLDIEVETLEAVGPAPLKKIRDGSWRLIGSYHDFRETPSDLQSIFQRILAVNADVVKIATLAADFADNLRLLELVSQGRRQDLPVIAVAMGELGVYSRLVAPSRGAMLTYASTRAGQETAPGQFTSRDLKGVYGLNTIDADTLFYGVIGHPIGHSLSPQVHNHAFRHLGLNCRYLPLPTPKLEAFAPYLKRFGGLSVTLPHKVPVLRHVDEQHPSVAACGAANTLVRREDGLWAYNTDLDGVRHALRDCLDGSPGRAVLLGAGGAARSAGAVMRDAGWRVTVLARNRSRAEALARDFGFEADSLERSSRYSGDLLINATPVGMSPAIHESPVAGEALRYGTVFDMVYNPLETRLLREARNRARVVSGLEMFVGQAARQCFLWTGREAPLHGMREVVLRRMMNDE, encoded by the coding sequence ATGTCTCCATCTCCCAACGGAAAAATATGCACCGTCATCCGGGAGTGCGACCCGGGCGACTTCGAAACGGCTATTCTGGAGAGCCGCCGGGATTCGGATCTGCTGGAATTTCGACTCGACTTCCTGGACCCTTTCCAACTGACCCCGGAACGGATGCAGGACTGGGTCGCCCTGGCGGGTGTGCCTGTCATAGGGACGCTCCGCAGAAAACCGTTTGGAGGACGGTTCGAGGGAGGAGCGTTCGAGCAGCTGGAGGTGCTGGGAAGGATCAGAGGCGCCGGATTTTCCTTTCTGGATATCGAGGTGGAAACGCTGGAGGCAGTGGGTCCGGCTCCATTGAAAAAGATCAGGGACGGGTCCTGGAGGTTAATCGGGTCTTACCATGACTTCCGGGAAACTCCCTCGGATCTGCAGTCCATTTTCCAGCGGATTCTGGCGGTCAATGCCGACGTGGTGAAGATCGCCACCCTTGCGGCCGATTTTGCAGACAATTTGCGTCTGCTGGAGCTGGTGTCACAGGGTCGGCGGCAGGACCTCCCCGTCATTGCGGTGGCCATGGGGGAATTGGGCGTCTATTCCCGCCTGGTGGCTCCCAGCCGGGGAGCCATGCTCACCTACGCATCCACACGGGCGGGCCAGGAGACGGCCCCCGGGCAATTCACCTCCCGGGACCTGAAAGGCGTCTACGGCTTGAATACCATCGATGCCGATACTCTTTTTTATGGGGTGATCGGCCACCCCATCGGTCACTCCCTGTCTCCACAGGTGCATAACCACGCCTTCCGGCATCTCGGACTGAATTGCCGCTACCTGCCCCTGCCCACGCCCAAACTGGAAGCGTTCGCGCCCTATCTGAAACGCTTCGGCGGGCTCAGCGTCACCCTTCCGCACAAGGTCCCGGTGTTGCGGCACGTGGACGAGCAGCATCCGAGCGTGGCGGCATGCGGGGCCGCCAACACCCTGGTCCGGCGGGAAGATGGGCTGTGGGCTTACAATACGGACCTGGACGGCGTTCGCCATGCCTTGCGCGATTGCCTGGATGGCTCGCCAGGCCGGGCCGTGCTGCTGGGAGCCGGCGGAGCTGCCCGCTCCGCCGGCGCCGTGATGAGGGACGCCGGCTGGCGCGTCACCGTCCTTGCGCGGAACAGGTCCAGAGCCGAGGCGCTGGCCAGGGACTTCGGGTTCGAGGCGGACTCGCTGGAGCGTTCCAGCCGTTACAGCGGCGATCTTCTGATCAACGCCACGCCGGTGGGCATGTCCCCAGCCATCCATGAGAGTCCGGTGGCCGGAGAGGCACTGAGGTACGGCACGGTGTTCGATATGGTCTACAATCCCCTGGAGACCCGTTTGCTTCGGGAGGCACGAAATCGGGCCCGGGTGGTGAGCGGCCTGGAGATGTTTGTCGGACAGGCCGCCCGGCAGTGCTTTCTGTGGACCGGCCGCGAGGCCCCCCTGCATGGGATGCGGGAGGTCGTGCTGAGACGAATGATGAATGACGAATGA
- the hisG gene encoding ATP phosphoribosyltransferase has protein sequence MSKPMKSEEILSVALSKGRLQDATLELLGRAGVELDTSEADSRKLIFRDRSGCFQFFMLKPVDVPTYVEYGVADLGIAGWDVLLESESDVHQPLDLGIGRCIMAVAGPRTTARKNYRELSAVRIATKYPRVTTDHFTRQGVPVEIITLSGSVELAPRLGLSERIVDLVATGRTLADNGLEVIEPICDVSARLIVNRASYQVKRQAVSRLIQRLADSLNR, from the coding sequence ATGAGCAAACCGATGAAATCCGAGGAGATCCTCTCCGTGGCTCTTTCCAAGGGCAGGCTTCAGGACGCGACCCTGGAATTGCTGGGTCGGGCGGGCGTGGAGCTGGACACTTCCGAGGCGGATTCCAGAAAACTCATCTTTCGGGACAGGAGCGGGTGTTTCCAGTTCTTCATGCTCAAACCGGTGGATGTGCCGACCTACGTGGAGTATGGCGTCGCCGACCTGGGTATTGCCGGATGGGACGTGTTGCTGGAATCGGAATCCGACGTGCATCAACCTCTGGATCTGGGGATCGGCCGATGCATCATGGCGGTCGCGGGTCCCAGAACCACGGCGCGGAAGAACTACCGCGAATTGTCTGCCGTTCGCATCGCCACCAAGTATCCCCGGGTCACTACCGATCACTTTACGCGGCAGGGCGTCCCGGTGGAGATCATCACCCTCTCCGGCAGCGTTGAGCTGGCTCCCAGGCTGGGACTCTCGGAACGGATCGTCGACCTGGTTGCCACCGGGCGCACCCTGGCCGACAACGGGCTGGAAGTCATCGAGCCGATCTGCGATGTCTCGGCCCGGCTGATTGTCAACCGGGCCAGCTACCAGGTGAAACGCCAGGCGGTGAGCCGTCTTATCCAACGGCTGGCGGACAGTTTGAACCGATGA
- the thrB gene encoding homoserine kinase: MGAAYSIQVPASSTNLGAGYDALGLALGLYLKVQVQESGSGSPEIHMEGEGARELLSVRENLMWKVIARVFQGEGRPQPALRLEVQNQIPLARGLGSSAAAIVAALGTYEALVGKELSQEKFFGYALEFESHPDNLTAARFGGFTVSCVDEGGRVSFFRTRVADSLKVLLVVPDIQLPTSEARAVVPGQLKMNDVVFNLQRSSLTVAALMAGQFRFLRESLRDKVHQPYRAPLIPGLQEVLALKGGEIPGLLGLSLSGAGPSVAAFIQGDGGDVFKQVQSIFNRNGVACRPLELKIDNRGRSIRQN, translated from the coding sequence ATGGGCGCTGCCTACTCCATTCAGGTTCCGGCAAGTTCCACCAATCTGGGGGCCGGGTACGACGCTTTGGGGCTGGCACTGGGCCTCTACCTCAAGGTTCAGGTGCAGGAGTCCGGCAGCGGTTCTCCGGAAATCCACATGGAGGGAGAAGGGGCCAGGGAATTGCTCAGTGTCCGCGAGAACCTGATGTGGAAGGTGATCGCGCGGGTGTTTCAGGGGGAGGGGCGGCCCCAGCCTGCGCTCAGGCTGGAGGTGCAGAACCAGATACCTCTGGCCCGCGGGCTGGGCAGCAGCGCGGCGGCCATTGTGGCGGCCCTGGGAACCTACGAGGCCCTGGTGGGGAAGGAGCTGTCTCAAGAGAAGTTCTTTGGCTACGCCCTGGAGTTCGAGTCCCATCCCGACAACCTGACGGCGGCCCGTTTCGGCGGCTTCACCGTCAGCTGCGTCGACGAAGGGGGGAGGGTGTCGTTCTTTCGGACCCGAGTCGCGGACTCGCTGAAGGTCCTGCTGGTGGTTCCCGACATCCAGTTGCCTACCAGCGAGGCCAGGGCAGTGGTACCAGGCCAGCTCAAGATGAATGACGTAGTATTTAACCTGCAGCGCAGCTCTCTTACGGTAGCGGCCTTGATGGCCGGGCAATTTCGGTTCCTGCGGGAATCGCTCCGCGACAAGGTGCATCAGCCCTACCGGGCGCCTCTGATTCCGGGACTGCAGGAGGTCCTGGCGCTCAAGGGGGGAGAGATCCCCGGCCTGCTGGGACTCAGCCTGAGCGGAGCGGGACCCAGCGTGGCGGCTTTCATTCAAGGGGACGGCGGGGATGTGTTCAAGCAGGTCCAGTCCATCTTCAATCGAAACGGCGTGGCCTGCCGGCCGCTCGAGCTGAAGATCGACAACCGGGGAAGGAGCATCCGCCAGAACTGA
- the hisZ gene encoding ATP phosphoribosyltransferase regulatory subunit: MKTLTQVPLGTQVLFGPAVKRRRRLERLVFSIFSRWKYEEIIPPIFDYYDVFSKGMGAELEEALYRFVDREGNLLALRPEFTSLVAKTVATRLQDRPKPLRLCYCGDVLRYEAPRGGRQRESFQLGIENIGGERIACDAEVIQVAMEALQRVGIDRFQFNLGEMGFFAGLVERFGLSAQELSRIRKLIDRKDPVGLQAEMERLQLSPRRREVLQALLHLTGNGETIDAARRLVSNERSLAALDNLAGLYAELQRRKLAQHLTIDLSEVRGLDYYTGIIFKIYVPGLGFEVGSGGRYDNLLKNFGCDLPSVGFTFFLERLMALPLKLR, encoded by the coding sequence ATGAAGACCTTGACTCAAGTTCCGCTGGGCACTCAGGTGCTTTTCGGACCGGCGGTGAAACGCCGCCGGCGGCTGGAGAGGCTCGTCTTCTCCATCTTCAGCCGTTGGAAGTACGAGGAGATCATCCCGCCGATCTTCGACTACTACGATGTCTTCTCCAAGGGCATGGGGGCGGAGCTGGAAGAGGCGCTCTATCGCTTCGTCGACCGGGAGGGGAATCTGCTGGCGCTACGCCCGGAATTCACCTCCCTGGTGGCCAAGACCGTGGCCACCCGCCTGCAGGATCGGCCCAAGCCCTTGAGGCTCTGCTATTGCGGCGATGTGCTGCGCTACGAAGCCCCCAGGGGCGGGAGGCAGCGCGAGTCCTTCCAGCTTGGAATCGAGAACATCGGCGGTGAGAGGATCGCCTGCGACGCCGAGGTCATCCAGGTCGCCATGGAAGCCCTGCAGCGAGTGGGCATCGACCGCTTTCAGTTCAACCTGGGCGAGATGGGTTTCTTCGCGGGCCTGGTGGAAAGATTCGGCCTCTCGGCTCAGGAACTCTCCAGAATCAGGAAGCTCATCGACCGGAAAGATCCGGTGGGCCTGCAGGCCGAGATGGAACGCCTGCAGCTGTCCCCCCGGCGCCGCGAGGTGTTGCAGGCGCTGCTTCACCTGACCGGCAACGGCGAAACCATCGACGCCGCCCGCCGGCTGGTGTCCAATGAGAGATCCCTGGCGGCGCTGGACAATCTGGCGGGGCTCTACGCGGAGTTGCAGCGCCGCAAGCTCGCCCAACACCTGACCATCGATCTGAGCGAAGTCAGGGGGTTGGACTACTACACCGGCATCATCTTCAAGATCTATGTGCCAGGGTTGGGGTTCGAGGTGGGCAGCGGCGGCCGCTATGACAACTTGTTGAAGAACTTCGGCTGCGATCTTCCTTCGGTCGGGTTTACCTTCTTCCTGGAACGGCTGATGGCCCTGCCGCTGAAACTGCGATGA